A single region of the Lycium barbarum isolate Lr01 chromosome 2, ASM1917538v2, whole genome shotgun sequence genome encodes:
- the LOC132624428 gene encoding uncharacterized protein LOC132624428 encodes MLQIREKVENNMLWKINADTCSLWWDNLSDKGALANFFPDHHHNRHTTVSEYMINGGWDLNKLAIDFEDRMTNIIDNIVIGDLSLEDFILWKPSNDGLYTNLSSFQVNRDKKQEDVSLGSLWHNCIPFKVSFLAWRACLSKLPFNENLSRFAINEDTDCSYCSIATRDSLQHTFIEGEAAKHLWNHFGSPLVIRHTNWPIRRLLKHWRATTTTNSVHKLIVNIVPLAICWEIWRMWTACRYGDQNKFYIRKMEYHISWTINAAITKAFPTCCFSWPWPNLCRDVELWRPKTVHSHVVAAFSKSIQCSSHNIAEAMAAREGIHQCLHLGFRKFQIELDSQIIVNMLKARDTNNLRLKGIILSSVKAMNQANVDVTYCYREANHVADLLAKNAAGSGNSFQYCLMPNFLETLKAHFTWIIGSYQA; translated from the exons ATGTTACAAATCAGAGAAAAGGTGGAAAATAATATGCTTTGGAAAATTAATGCCGATACTTGTAGTCTGTGGTGGGATAATTTGTCAGATAAAGGTGCTTTGGCCAATTTTTTCCCTGATCATCACCATAACAGGCATACTACTGTCAGTGAGTATATGATCAATGGTGGCTGGGACTTAAACAAACTAGCCATTGACTTTGAGGACAGAATGACCAACATAATTGATAACATCGTCATTGGAGACCTTTCACTGGAAGATTTCATTCTATGGAAACCTTCCAATGATGGACTCTACACTAATTTGTCTTCTTTTCAGGTAAATAGAGACAAGAAACAAGAAGATGTGAGTTTAGGCAGCTTATGGCATAACTGTATTCCCTTCAAGGTTTCTTTTCTAGCATGGAGAGCGTGTTTGTCCAAGCTGCCTTTCAATGAGAACCTTTCCAGATTTGCCATTAATGAAGATACCGACTGTAGCTACTGCAGCATAGCCACGAGAGATAGCCTCCAGCACACTTTCATAGAAGGAGAAGCAGCTAAGCATCTTTGGAATCATTTTGGCTCCCCTCTGGTTATCAGGCACACCAATTGGCCCATAAGAAGACTTCTGAAACACTGGAGAGCTACTACAACTACCAATAGTGTCCACAAGTTGATTGTTAACATTGTCCCTTTGGCTATCTGTTGGGAAATCTGGAGAATGTGGACTGCCTGTAGATACGGGGATCAAAACAAATTTTATATCAGAAAAATGGAATACCATATTAGCTGGACTATAAACGCGGCCATAACCAAAGCTTTCCCAACTTGTTGCTTCAGCTGGCCGTGGCCCAATTTATGCAGAGATGTCGAGTTGTGGAGACCCAAAACAGTGCATTCGCATGTG GTTGCTGCTTTCTCCAAGTCTATACAGTGCAGTTCCCACAATATCGCTGAAGCCATGGCAGCCCGCGAAGGAATTCATCAGTGCTTACATCTTGGATTTCGTAAATTCCAAATTGAACTAGACTCGCAGATCATAGTTAACATGCTTAAAGCTAGGGATACCAACAATCTCAGACTAAAAGGGATCATCCTAAGTTCCGTTAAAGCCATGAATCAGGCGAATGTTGATGTCACCTATTGCTACAGGGAAGCGAATCATGTTGCTGATTTGCTTGCCAAAAATGCAGCAGGCAGTGGCAACTCCTTTCAATACTGTCTTATGCCCAACTTCCTGGAAACATTAAAGGCCCATTTTACATGGATAATTGGCAGCTACCAAGCTTGA
- the LOC132625866 gene encoding loganic acid O-methyltransferase-like, with amino-acid sequence MTTTFPMNAGDGPYSFSKNSQLAREVLDGSKEMIRDAIIEKLDIKSLFLSSSNTFHIAELGCSVGPNTFIAMQHVIDALKDKYLYQVTNSINNIPEFQIFFNDHITNDFNTLFRSLPVDRSFYAFGVPGTFHGRLFPSQSIHFAHSSCSVHWLSKCPEELLDEKSPAWNKGLIHYIGASNIEVVNAYVAQFEKDMEMFLNARAEEIVPGGLMVLVSPFSSYIRLLKFFGSSLMDLVNEGKLDESLVHSFNLPMYFFSSEDMTKVVERNGCFSIERMELTYPKSRLVDEADAKTLMINLRAVVEGLFINHFGSKIAEEACARTILKSEEISEWMKANYEKSCQLFVALKRK; translated from the exons ATGACAACAACTTTCCCCATGAATGCTGGTGATGGTCCTTACAGCTTCTCCAAAAACTCCCAATTGGCG AGAGAAGTGTTAGATGGTTCAAAGGAGATGATAAGAGATGCAATTATCGAAAAGCTTGACATCAAAAGCCTATTTTTATCTTCTTCAAACACATTCCATATTGCAGAGTTGGGATGTTCGGTTGGACCAAACACTTTCATTGCAATGCAACATGTGATAGACGCTCTAAAGGACAAGTACTTATACCAAGTCACAAATTCCATTAATAATATTCCTGAATTCCAAATCTTTTTCAATGATCATATCACCAATGATTTCAACACCCTCTTTCGATCACTACCTGTCGATCGATCATTCTATGCATTCGGAGTTCCAGGAACTTTCCATGGTAGATTATTTCCATCGCAATCGATACATTTTGCACATTCTTCTTGTTCTGTACATTGGTTATCTAAGTGTCCAGAAGAGTTGTTAGACGAAAAATCCCCAGCATGGAATAAGGGATTGATTCACTATATTGGTGCCTCAAATATTGAGGTAGTGAATGCTTATGTTGCTCAATTTGAAAAGGACATGGAAATGTTCTTAAATGCAAGAGCTGAGGAGATTGTTCCTGGAGGTTTGATGGTGCTTGTTTCACCATTTTCAAGTTATATACGTCTCCTGAAATTTTTCGGTTCTAGTCTTATGGATTTGGTGAATGAG GGAAAATTGGATGAATCTCTAGTTCACTCATTCAATTTGCCAATGTATTTTTTCTCTTCTGAAGATATGACTAAAGTGGTGGAGAGAAATGGTTGTTTTAGCATTGAGAGAATGGAGTTGACATATCCCAAATCAAGGCTTGTGGATGAGGCTGATGCAAAGACTTTAATGATAAACCTAAGGGCTGTTGTAGAAGGACTTTTCATCAATCACTTTGGAAGTAAAATTGCAGAAGAAGCTTGTGCAAGGACTATTCTcaaaagtgaagaaatttcagAATGGATGAAAGCTAATTACGAGAAATCATGCCAATTATTTGTCGCTTTGAAGCGTAAATGA
- the LOC132624446 gene encoding loganic acid O-methyltransferase-like: MQSEVLEGSKEMIRDVIIRKLDIKIMLSSSNTFRITEFGCSVGPNTFSAMQHVVEAVKDKAYNNHQFTNNIPEFQVFFNDHVTNDFNTLFQSLPVDKSYYASGVPGSFHGRLLPSRSIHFAHSSCTIHWLSKCPEELLDDKSPAWNKGLIHYVGASNIEVVNAYVAQFEKDMEMFFKRKVPHRQNTREMLDNLKLRQVITNILKILEGASYQVTHCFREANSVGDYLAKLASSNGSKTLYDSHQSLPREVKGLVQLDKWQLPIVRKRYEKCNFFVS, from the exons ATGCAAAGCGAAGTGTTAGAGGGTTCAAAGGAGATGATAAGAGATGTAATTATTCGAAAGCTTGACATCAAAATCATGTTATCTTCTTCAAACACATTCCGTATTACAGAGTTTGGATGTTCGGTTGGACCAAACACTTTTAGCGCAATGCAACATGTTGTAGAAGCTGTAAAGGACAAGGCATACAATAATCATCAGTTCACTAATAATATTCCTGAATTCCAAGTTTTTTTCAATGATCATGTCACAAACGATTTCAACACCCTCTTTCAATCACTACCGGTCGATAAATCCTACTATGCATCAGGAGTTCCAGGATCTTTTCATGGTAGATTATTGCCATCGCGATCGATACATTTTGCACATTCTTCTTGTACTATACATTGGTTATCTAAGTGTCCAGAAGAGTTGTTAGATGACAAATCCCCAGCATGGAATAAGGGATTGATTCATTATGTTGGTGCCTCAAATATTGAAGTAGTTAATGCTTATGTTGCTCAATTTGAAAAagacatggaaatgttctttaaAAGGAAAGTCCCACATCGCCAAAACACAAGAGAGATGCTGG ATAACTTGAAGCTGAGACAGGTTATCACCAACATCCTTAAGATTCTGGAGGGGGCCTCATATCAAGTTACTCATTGCTTTAGGGAAGCAAACTCTGTTGGTGACTATCTGGCAAAGCTTGCATCATCAAATGGAAGCAAGACCTTATACGATTCTCACCAAAGTCTACCAAGAGAAGTCAAGGGATTAGTTCAACTTGATAAATGGCAATTGCCCATTGTTAGAAAAAGATATGAAAAATGCAACTTCTTTGTTAGTTAA
- the LOC132625867 gene encoding uncharacterized protein LOC132625867 isoform X1, producing MSSKMMVVANSLTRLVPQPPDLIKWVKTEGGFVHKSIKIAQERDCFGLGLVATEDIPKGSDIIALPQHIPLKFVSENSVDVDGAHSALIKLAQHVPEELWAMKLGLKLLQERARKGSFWWPYISNLPETYTVPIFFPGEDIKNLQYAPLLYQVNKRCRFLLEFEKLLKHELENVKPDDHPFGGQDVDSSALGWAMSAVSSRAFRLYGSKRPDGTRSNVPMMLPLIDMCNHSFDPNAEIVQEEKNGNSNILVKVVAGREIKQNDPLLLNYGCLSSDLFLLDYGFVIQSNPYDCIELRYDAALLDAASMAAGVSSPNFSAPSPWQQQILSHLNLGGENSDLKVTLGGGELVEGRLLAALRVILSNDEEAVKPQDLEKLKSLASEAPLGISTEVSALRTVVALCVIALGHFPTKIMEDESLLKQNVSPTTELALQFRIQKKSLIVDVMKDLSKRVKLLLAKESAS from the exons ATGTCAAGCAAAATGATGGTAGTGGCTAATTCCCTAACAAGACTAGTACCACAACCACCAGACCTAATCAAGTGGGTTAAAACTGAAGGTGGTTTTGTTCACAAATCAATAAAAATAGCACAAGAAAGAGATTGTTTTGGACTTGGTTTAGTTGCTACTGAGGATATACCAAAAGGGTCTGACATTATTGCCCTTCCTCAGCATATTCCCTTGAAATTTGTGTCTGAAAATTCAGTTGATGTTGATGGGGCCCATTCTGCTTTGATTAAATTAGCTCAACATGTGCCTG AGGAACTGTGGGCTATGAAATTGGGTTTGAAGCTTCTGCAAGAGAGAGCAAGAAAAGGTTCATTCTGGTGGCCATACATCAGCAATCTCCCGGAGACCTACACAGTGCCGATTTTCTTTCCTGGCGAGGATATAAAGAACTTGCAGTATGCCCCTCTTCTTTATCAG GTGAACAAAAGATGTCGGTTTCTACTGGAGTTTGAGAAACTTCTGAAGCATGAACTCGAGAATGTTAAACCCGATGATCATCCTTTTGGTGGCCAAGATGTGGATTCATCTGCACTAGGATGGGCTATGTCAGCTGTTTCATCTCGAGCATTCCGATTGTATGGAAGTAAACGTCCTGATGGTACCCGCAGTAATGTTCCTATGATGCTTCCACTTATTGATATGTGCAACCACAGCTTTGATCCAAATGCTGAAATTGTACAGGAAGAAAAGAACGGCAATAGCAATATACTTGTAAAG GTGGTCGCAGGAAGGGAGATAAAGCAAAATGATCCGTTGCTACTAAACTATGGTTGTTTAAGTAGCGATCTTTTTCTTTTAGATTATGGATTTGTCATTCAATCAAACCCCTATGACTGCATTGAACTTAGATATGACGCTGCTCTTCTTGATGCTGCCAGTATGGCTGCAGGGGTTTCATCCCCAAACTTCTCTGCACCGTCCCCATGGCAGCAGCAGATTTTATCGCATTTAAATCTAGGCGGAGAAAACTCTGATCTCAAG GTGACACTAGGAGGTGGAGAGCTAGTAGAGGGCCGATTATTAGCAGCCTTGAGAGTTATCCTATCAAACGATGAAGAAGCGGTGAAGCCGCAAGACTTGGAGAAGCTCAAATCGTTGGCATCCGAAGCCCCTCTGGGAATATCGACTGAGGTATCCGCCCTTCGCACTGTTGTCGCGTTGTGTGTAATTGCTCTCGGACACTTCCCGACGAAAATCATGGAGGACGAGTCGTTGTTGAAGCAAAATGTTTCTCCTACTACTGAGTTGGCTCTCCAGTTCAGAATACAAAAGAAGTCACTCATTGTGGATGTGATGAAGGATCTTAGCAAGAGAGTAAAGTTACTCCTTGCCAAAGAATCAGCTTCATAA
- the LOC132625867 gene encoding uncharacterized protein LOC132625867 isoform X2 — MKLGLKLLQERARKGSFWWPYISNLPETYTVPIFFPGEDIKNLQYAPLLYQVNKRCRFLLEFEKLLKHELENVKPDDHPFGGQDVDSSALGWAMSAVSSRAFRLYGSKRPDGTRSNVPMMLPLIDMCNHSFDPNAEIVQEEKNGNSNILVKVVAGREIKQNDPLLLNYGCLSSDLFLLDYGFVIQSNPYDCIELRYDAALLDAASMAAGVSSPNFSAPSPWQQQILSHLNLGGENSDLKVTLGGGELVEGRLLAALRVILSNDEEAVKPQDLEKLKSLASEAPLGISTEVSALRTVVALCVIALGHFPTKIMEDESLLKQNVSPTTELALQFRIQKKSLIVDVMKDLSKRVKLLLAKESAS; from the exons ATGAAATTGGGTTTGAAGCTTCTGCAAGAGAGAGCAAGAAAAGGTTCATTCTGGTGGCCATACATCAGCAATCTCCCGGAGACCTACACAGTGCCGATTTTCTTTCCTGGCGAGGATATAAAGAACTTGCAGTATGCCCCTCTTCTTTATCAG GTGAACAAAAGATGTCGGTTTCTACTGGAGTTTGAGAAACTTCTGAAGCATGAACTCGAGAATGTTAAACCCGATGATCATCCTTTTGGTGGCCAAGATGTGGATTCATCTGCACTAGGATGGGCTATGTCAGCTGTTTCATCTCGAGCATTCCGATTGTATGGAAGTAAACGTCCTGATGGTACCCGCAGTAATGTTCCTATGATGCTTCCACTTATTGATATGTGCAACCACAGCTTTGATCCAAATGCTGAAATTGTACAGGAAGAAAAGAACGGCAATAGCAATATACTTGTAAAG GTGGTCGCAGGAAGGGAGATAAAGCAAAATGATCCGTTGCTACTAAACTATGGTTGTTTAAGTAGCGATCTTTTTCTTTTAGATTATGGATTTGTCATTCAATCAAACCCCTATGACTGCATTGAACTTAGATATGACGCTGCTCTTCTTGATGCTGCCAGTATGGCTGCAGGGGTTTCATCCCCAAACTTCTCTGCACCGTCCCCATGGCAGCAGCAGATTTTATCGCATTTAAATCTAGGCGGAGAAAACTCTGATCTCAAG GTGACACTAGGAGGTGGAGAGCTAGTAGAGGGCCGATTATTAGCAGCCTTGAGAGTTATCCTATCAAACGATGAAGAAGCGGTGAAGCCGCAAGACTTGGAGAAGCTCAAATCGTTGGCATCCGAAGCCCCTCTGGGAATATCGACTGAGGTATCCGCCCTTCGCACTGTTGTCGCGTTGTGTGTAATTGCTCTCGGACACTTCCCGACGAAAATCATGGAGGACGAGTCGTTGTTGAAGCAAAATGTTTCTCCTACTACTGAGTTGGCTCTCCAGTTCAGAATACAAAAGAAGTCACTCATTGTGGATGTGATGAAGGATCTTAGCAAGAGAGTAAAGTTACTCCTTGCCAAAGAATCAGCTTCATAA